TGCGTGCGTCCTATTTTCCGCGCGGCGCATATCCGGAGGGACCGATGTACTGGAGCTACGGCACCGATTTCACGGCCGTCCTGCTCGCCGTCCTGACGAGCTCGCTCGGTACGGAGTTCGATCTCTCCCGGGCTCCGGGCTTCGCCGAAACCGGGGAATACATGCTCGCGGTGCGCGCGCCGAGCGGCCTCGCCTTCAACTATGCGGACTCCGTCGGGGATATCGGCACCGGCTTCGCGCAGGTGTTCCTGGCCGGGCACTTCGACCGGCCGGACTGGATCCCGCCCCGGATGCAGGAGGACCTGCTCTCCGCCGGCGCGTACCGCCGGGAGGATGTCAGCAAGGAGGGCAACCGGATGCTGCCGCTGGCCATGATCTTCTTCCGCGATTACCGCCGGCCCGTCAGAGAAGCGCCCAGGACATACTTCAGCGGAAACGAGGCAGCCGTGCCGGTCGCAATGCTCCGCACCGGCTGGGAGCCGGAAGCCGGTTATCTCGGCGTCAAGGCCGGCAGCCCGAGCTGGCCGCACGGCCATATGGACGCAGGTTCGTTCGTCTATGAGGCGGACGGCGTGCGCTGGGCGCAGGAGATCGGCTGGAACAATTACGACAATTTCCTGTCGCGCGGCATGAAGCTGTGGAACACGGAGCAGGACTCCGACCGCTGGAAAATTTTCTGCATCGGCCCCTTCAGCCACAACATCCTGCTGATCGACGGACAGCTCCAGGCGGCAAAGCACAAAGCGCATATCCTGGAATGCACGGAGAACTCCGTCGTCGTCGAGCTTTCGGACCTCTACGAAGGCCGGGCCGACCGGGTGACCCGCTCCTTCCGGCTGAATCCGGACCGCAGCGTCGACATCACGGACCGGGTCGCCGGAGTCCGGCCGGGCTCCGTGCTCCGCCGGCAGATGCTGACCGGAGCCGCCGCAACCGTCGAACAGTCGGAGCTCCTCCTGACCGAAAACGGCAAACAACTCCGGCTGTCGGTCGATTCTCCGGTTCCGGGGACGTGGAAGATCACGGAGACAAAGGAGCTCGAGGCGGAGTGGGACACTCCGAACCGGGGGCGGCGCATCGTCGCCTACGAACAGGCCGTGCCTGCGGACGGGCGGCTCATCAGCACGGTTCATCTGGTTCCCGGTTCGACGCAGGAGATTCCCGCCGGAGTCATTTCGCCGGGAAGTGCGGAAAAATGGGCGGCGACGCACGAGCTGCCCGAGTTTGCGCTGGAGGGGGAATTCACGTTTGAATGCAAGGTGCGTCCGGTCAGGAGCCGCGCTCCGGAGAAAGTCTGGAAAAACGGCGGCGTCGCCGTCTGCCGCGACGAACGGAATTACTTCCTTTTCTCCTTCTGCGAAGCCCCGGCGGCAAGCGGCGGCCGCCGATTCCTCGAATTGAAACAGCAGAAGGACGGCCGCTGGGGAGCCGCCGACGGGATCGCCCCCGGCGAACACCGCTCCGACTTCCGCTGGGAGTACGGCACGGACTACCGGATGAGCATCGCCGTATCCAGGACGGCCGTCACCGGCACTCTCCGCACGATGGACGGGAACGAAGCGGCGAAAATCACCGTGCCCCGCACACCGGGTGAAGCGGTGACCTCCGGCCGGGCGGCGCTGCGCGTCTCCGGACTCCAGATATATTTCTCCGAACCGGAACGAAGCCGCTGACGGACTCCGGCAGGGGGAAACCGGAAGCCGTTGCAGATTCTTTTTTCCGGACTTGAAACCGGCGCAATTCCGTGATAGAGTATTCAAATTGACGAAATCAAAAAGCGGAGCGGCACTTCAATAACCGGCTCCGGAACTCAAGGCGGGGATGGCGGATCGGTGAAGAAAATCATTTTGCTGCTGGTGATCGCGGCGGTGGCCGCGGCAGGGTATTTCTTTTATAAAAAGTACAGTGACGCCGGGAAGAACGGCAACGGCCGGCTGGTTTCCGGCAACGGCCGGCTGGAAGCCACCGAGGTCAGCATTGCGACCAAGCTTGCCGGGCGGATCGAGGAGGTCATGGTCAACGAGGGCGACTTCGTCACCCGGGGGCAGCCGCTGGCGCGGATGCAGACCAACGTGCTTGAGGCGCAACTCGCGCAGGCCCAAGCCCAGCACAGCCGGGCGGTGACCGCCGAAGCCAGCGCCAAGGCGACCATCGAAGTCCGCCTCAGCGAAAAGGAGGCGGCCAAAGCCGTCGTCCTCCAGAAGAAGAGCGGCCTCGACGGCGCCCGGAAACGCTATGAGCGGCTGAAGCTGCTGGATCAGGCCGACGCGACCTCAAAACAGCAGTATGAAGATGCCGAGACCGCCTTTTTCGCAGCGGAGGCGGAGCTGGCGGCGGCGCAGGCCAGCCTGAAGCAGGCCGACGCCGCCATCGAAGTGGCCAAAGCGGAGGCGGCCGGCGCGGCTGCCGCCATCGAAGCCGCCGATGCCGATATCGCCCGCATTCAGGCCGACATCGACGACAGCCTTCTTACGGCGCCCCGCGAAGGGCGCATCCAATACCGCATCGCCCAGCCCGGCGAAGTGCTTTCCGCCGGCGGCCGGGTGCTGAACCTGGTGGACCTGACCGATGTATATATGACCTTTTTCCTGCCGGAGGAGGTTGCGGGCAAGGTCTCTCTCGGAGCGGACGTCCGGCTGGTGTTCGACGCCATCCCGGATATTCCCATCCCGGCCGAGGTCTCCTATGTGGCCAGCGTCGCGCAGTTCACCCCGAAAACGGTGGAGACCCAGAGCGAGCGGCAGAAGCTGATGTTCCGCGTAAAGGCGCGCATCGATCCGGCCCTGCTCCGGAAATACATCAAACTGGTCAAGACCGGAATTCCCGGCGTAACCTGGGTCAAACTCGATCCCGCGGCGGAATGGCCCGAGGCCCTGCAGTTGAAGAAGAGGGAGTTATGAGCGCACGCCCCCCGGAGCCGCTTCGGTCCGGGGAGCCGGTCGTCCGGATCACGGACGTGAGTCTGCATTACGGGAAGACACCGGCTCTGGACCGGGTGACGGCGGAGATTCCCCCCGGCCTGATGGTCGGCCTGATCGGGCCGGACGGCGTCGGCAAATCGAGCCTGCTGTCGCTGGTCACCGGCGCGCACGCCATGCAGGCGGGGGAACTGCATGTGCTCGGCGGCGACATGCGCAGCCGGACGCACCGCAAACGAGTCTGCCCCCGTATCGCCTATATGCCGCAGGGACTCGGGAAAAACCTCTATTTCACCCTGACGGTGGAGGAGAACCTGCAATTTTTCGCCCGCCTTTTCGGTCACGGCGCCGCCGAGCGCCGCCGCCGGATCGACCGGCTCACCCGGAGCACCGGGCTCCACGCCTTCCTGGACCGGCCGGCCGGAAAACTCTCCGGCGGCATGAAACAGAAGCTCGGACTCTGCTGCGCCCTGATTCACGATCCAGATCTGCTGGTGCTCGACGAGCCGACGACCGGTGTCGACCCGCTGGCGCGCCGCCAGTTCTGGGATCTGATCGACAGCGTCCGGGCGGAGCAGCCGGAGATGGGCGTCATCGTCGCCACCGCCTATATGGACGAAGCGCAGCGGTTCGACTGGCTGATCGCCATGGACGACGGCAGGATCCTCGATACCGGTTCTCCGAAGGAGCTGCTCGAAAAGACCGGGAGCGACAATCTCGATGCAGCCTTCATCGGACTCCTGCCCGAAACCAAACGGGCGGCCCACAGGGAACTCGTCGTACCGCCGCTTCCGCAGGGCGGTGAAAACGATATCGCCATCGAGGCGCGCGGCCTGACCAAACGGTTCGGATCGTTCACGGCGGTGGATCATGTCAGCTTCCGCATCCGCCGCGGCG
This Victivallis lenta DNA region includes the following protein-coding sequences:
- a CDS encoding heparinase II/III domain-containing protein → MKIFRNRFRAAKPFLASLLIAFAAAVFGAAPRETTPDEVRQLFERNSPEHPRLFLRDFGILEQARQTPSGAALSGRILHEAGKMLEYPVVERTLIGTQMLHVSRTVLYRVNTLTLACRLSGERRYADRAIREMRNAAAFPDWNPQHFLDVAEMTLALSFGYDWLYDLLSSDDRKAIEEAIVAKGLLPSWENRSGNWWIRGASNWNQVCHAGMAAGSLAVFEKNPELAARTVARAVNNLPIALRASYFPRGAYPEGPMYWSYGTDFTAVLLAVLTSSLGTEFDLSRAPGFAETGEYMLAVRAPSGLAFNYADSVGDIGTGFAQVFLAGHFDRPDWIPPRMQEDLLSAGAYRREDVSKEGNRMLPLAMIFFRDYRRPVREAPRTYFSGNEAAVPVAMLRTGWEPEAGYLGVKAGSPSWPHGHMDAGSFVYEADGVRWAQEIGWNNYDNFLSRGMKLWNTEQDSDRWKIFCIGPFSHNILLIDGQLQAAKHKAHILECTENSVVVELSDLYEGRADRVTRSFRLNPDRSVDITDRVAGVRPGSVLRRQMLTGAAATVEQSELLLTENGKQLRLSVDSPVPGTWKITETKELEAEWDTPNRGRRIVAYEQAVPADGRLISTVHLVPGSTQEIPAGVISPGSAEKWAATHELPEFALEGEFTFECKVRPVRSRAPEKVWKNGGVAVCRDERNYFLFSFCEAPAASGGRRFLELKQQKDGRWGAADGIAPGEHRSDFRWEYGTDYRMSIAVSRTAVTGTLRTMDGNEAAKITVPRTPGEAVTSGRAALRVSGLQIYFSEPERSR
- a CDS encoding efflux RND transporter periplasmic adaptor subunit, translating into MKKIILLLVIAAVAAAGYFFYKKYSDAGKNGNGRLVSGNGRLEATEVSIATKLAGRIEEVMVNEGDFVTRGQPLARMQTNVLEAQLAQAQAQHSRAVTAEASAKATIEVRLSEKEAAKAVVLQKKSGLDGARKRYERLKLLDQADATSKQQYEDAETAFFAAEAELAAAQASLKQADAAIEVAKAEAAGAAAAIEAADADIARIQADIDDSLLTAPREGRIQYRIAQPGEVLSAGGRVLNLVDLTDVYMTFFLPEEVAGKVSLGADVRLVFDAIPDIPIPAEVSYVASVAQFTPKTVETQSERQKLMFRVKARIDPALLRKYIKLVKTGIPGVTWVKLDPAAEWPEALQLKKREL